A portion of the Natronococcus sp. AD-5 genome contains these proteins:
- the glpB gene encoding glycerol-3-phosphate dehydrogenase subunit GlpB encodes MAIEDDVLVIGGGLAGTTAALAAAAEGAQVRLVTHKQSTLRHASGLIDILGYTPEGDGPIVDPYEALAALPEGHPYERVGTDAVRDALSFFDEIAGDEYAGSHTEANALVPTHGGTVKPTARYPSSTAAGLASLPEDTLLVGFETLSDFDAPLAASHLEAAGAPFTARGVTVPFPGIVRDDAKINRYAHLLDREETVQTGAGETSARDALAATVEPHLEGEPRVGFPAIMGDEHPAEVRADLEDALGVDVFEVPMGPPSLPGMRLEDLMYDALKDAGVRITSGVPVVDYERDGGAIDHVLVDRHGQEIPHRADQYVLATGGLVGKGVRSERERVFEPIFDCYVPHAADRYDWFVEDVFGEQPYARFGLVPDRELRPLDADDEPEFSNLRAVGAVLGGYDYAAEKSGAGVSLATGYVAGGRAGAEASG; translated from the coding sequence ATGGCGATCGAGGACGACGTCCTCGTCATCGGCGGCGGGCTGGCCGGTACGACCGCGGCGCTCGCCGCGGCGGCGGAAGGCGCCCAGGTCCGGCTGGTCACGCACAAGCAGAGCACCCTCCGACACGCCAGCGGCCTGATCGATATCCTCGGCTACACGCCCGAGGGGGACGGGCCGATCGTCGATCCGTACGAGGCGCTCGCGGCCCTCCCCGAGGGCCATCCCTACGAGCGCGTCGGCACCGATGCGGTGCGCGACGCGCTCTCTTTCTTCGACGAGATCGCCGGCGACGAGTACGCGGGGAGCCACACGGAAGCGAACGCGCTCGTGCCGACCCACGGCGGCACCGTCAAGCCGACCGCGCGCTATCCCTCCTCGACGGCCGCCGGGCTGGCGAGCCTTCCGGAAGATACGCTCCTCGTGGGATTCGAGACGCTCTCCGACTTCGACGCGCCGCTGGCGGCGTCTCACCTCGAGGCGGCGGGCGCGCCCTTTACGGCCCGCGGCGTCACGGTCCCGTTCCCCGGGATCGTCCGCGACGACGCGAAGATCAACCGCTACGCCCACCTGCTCGACCGGGAGGAGACCGTCCAGACGGGCGCGGGCGAAACGTCGGCCCGCGACGCGCTCGCGGCGACCGTCGAACCGCACCTCGAGGGCGAACCCCGGGTCGGCTTTCCGGCGATCATGGGCGACGAACACCCGGCGGAGGTCCGGGCCGACCTCGAGGACGCGCTGGGCGTCGACGTCTTCGAGGTGCCGATGGGACCGCCGAGCCTGCCGGGCATGCGCCTCGAGGACTTGATGTACGACGCGCTCAAGGACGCCGGCGTGCGAATCACGTCGGGCGTCCCCGTGGTCGACTACGAGCGCGACGGCGGCGCGATCGATCACGTGCTCGTCGACCGCCACGGCCAGGAGATCCCCCATCGCGCCGACCAGTACGTGCTCGCGACCGGCGGCCTCGTCGGAAAAGGCGTCCGAAGCGAGCGCGAGCGGGTGTTCGAACCGATCTTCGACTGTTACGTGCCACACGCCGCGGACCGCTACGACTGGTTCGTCGAGGACGTCTTCGGCGAGCAGCCCTACGCCCGGTTCGGGCTCGTTCCGGACCGCGAACTGCGGCCGCTCGACGCCGACGACGAACCGGAGTTCTCGAACCTGCGCGCGGTGGGCGCGGTGCTCGGCGGCTACGACTACGCGGCGGAGAAATCCGGCGCCGGCGTCTCGCTCGCGACGGGCTACGTCGCTGGCGGACGGGCCGGCGCGGAGGCGAGCGGATGA
- the glpA gene encoding anaerobic glycerol-3-phosphate dehydrogenase subunit GlpA, translated as MAHDTEVLVLGGGSTGCGIARDLAMRGLEVTLVERGNLTDGTTGRMHGLLHSGGRYAVSDQPSAVECIEENKILRDIAGHCVEMTGGLFVQRPEDPDDYFREKLEGCRECNIPARVLSGREAREVEPYLAKDVKRAIQVPDGAIDPFRLCVANAMDAERHGARIETHAEVIDLLREGDDIYGVKVRHDSGPGKRAHETPGTTEEITADYVVNATGAWAGRIGAMADLDVEVRPSKGVMTIMNVRQVDTVINRCRPKGDADIVVPHETTAILGTTDEEVEDPDDYPEERWEVDMMIDTLSELVPILEEARTIRSFWGVRPLYEPPGRGTKDPTDITRDFFLLDHEDRDGVSGMSSIVGGKFTTYRAMAEQISDHVCEQLGVTASCATADEPLPGSENLAVLDEGMDDFGLRSPIARRSKQRLGSRSAEVLDTDDANPVVCQCEGVTRAEIQDAISQSGSDLNAVRIRTRASMGNCQGGFCCQNMANELHPEYDEGTTREALDELFQERWKGERHALWGEQLSQAMLNYALHATTMNRDNDPASAEGPVDYEAFDGGARTASPPRSDGGER; from the coding sequence ATGGCACACGATACGGAGGTCCTCGTCCTCGGCGGTGGCTCGACGGGCTGTGGCATCGCTAGAGACCTGGCGATGCGCGGCCTCGAGGTCACCCTCGTCGAACGAGGCAATCTAACGGACGGAACGACGGGCCGAATGCACGGCCTCTTACACAGCGGCGGGCGGTACGCCGTCTCCGACCAGCCCAGCGCGGTCGAGTGTATCGAGGAAAATAAGATCCTCCGGGATATCGCCGGCCACTGCGTCGAGATGACCGGCGGGCTGTTCGTGCAACGGCCCGAGGACCCCGACGACTACTTCCGGGAGAAACTCGAGGGCTGTCGCGAGTGTAACATTCCCGCGCGGGTCCTCTCCGGCAGGGAAGCCCGCGAGGTCGAACCCTACCTCGCGAAGGACGTCAAGCGCGCGATCCAGGTCCCGGACGGCGCGATCGATCCGTTCCGGCTCTGCGTCGCGAACGCGATGGACGCCGAGCGCCACGGGGCGCGGATCGAGACTCACGCCGAGGTGATCGACCTGCTGCGCGAGGGCGACGACATCTACGGCGTGAAGGTGCGCCACGACTCCGGACCGGGCAAGCGCGCGCACGAGACGCCGGGCACGACCGAGGAAATCACCGCCGACTACGTCGTCAACGCGACGGGCGCGTGGGCCGGCCGGATCGGCGCGATGGCCGACCTCGACGTCGAAGTGCGCCCCTCCAAGGGCGTGATGACGATCATGAACGTCCGGCAGGTCGACACCGTCATCAACCGCTGCCGTCCGAAGGGCGACGCCGACATCGTCGTCCCCCACGAGACGACCGCCATCCTCGGGACGACCGACGAAGAGGTCGAGGATCCGGACGACTACCCCGAGGAGCGCTGGGAGGTCGACATGATGATCGACACGCTCTCGGAACTCGTCCCGATCCTCGAGGAAGCCCGGACGATCCGCTCGTTCTGGGGCGTCCGACCGCTGTACGAGCCCCCGGGACGCGGCACGAAGGATCCGACGGACATCACGCGCGACTTCTTCCTGCTCGACCACGAGGATCGCGACGGCGTTTCCGGCATGTCGAGCATCGTCGGCGGCAAGTTCACCACCTACCGGGCCATGGCCGAGCAGATCTCCGATCACGTCTGCGAACAGCTCGGCGTGACCGCCTCGTGTGCCACCGCCGACGAACCGCTCCCGGGCAGCGAGAACCTCGCGGTGCTCGACGAGGGGATGGACGACTTCGGGCTGCGCTCGCCGATCGCGCGCCGGAGCAAGCAGCGACTCGGCAGCCGCTCGGCCGAGGTGCTCGACACCGACGATGCAAACCCCGTCGTCTGTCAGTGCGAGGGCGTCACCCGTGCGGAGATCCAGGACGCGATCTCCCAGTCGGGCTCGGACCTCAACGCGGTCCGCATCCGGACGCGGGCGTCGATGGGGAACTGCCAGGGCGGCTTCTGCTGTCAGAACATGGCCAACGAGCTCCACCCCGAGTACGACGAGGGGACCACTCGGGAGGCCCTGGACGAACTGTTCCAGGAGCGCTGGAAGGGCGAGCGCCACGCCCTCTGGGGCGAACAGCTCTCGCAGGCGATGCTCAACTACGCGCTGCACGCGACGACGATGAACCGCGACAACGACCCCGCGAGCGCCGAGGGGCCCGTCGATTACGAGGCGTTCGACGGCGGCGCGCGGACGGCGTCGCCCCCGCGGTCCGACGGGGGTGAGCGGTGA